A part of Diceros bicornis minor isolate mBicDic1 chromosome 32, mDicBic1.mat.cur, whole genome shotgun sequence genomic DNA contains:
- the SNAI3 gene encoding zinc finger protein SNAI3 isoform X1 yields MPRSFLVKTHPGHRVPNYGRLETQRETDGTCAACRGLVVPLLLPDKAAPSTPGDPAPPWDCASVIARISLPLPRNVEAQGASGPDPLEVNRAEPRAGWAPSVPLKDSLNHLNLPPLLVLPVRWPPILSTDGDQAPDRLLGAERVPHPLGGFQCFRCLKPYHTLAGLARHRQLHCQEQAPRCFTCKYCDREYASPGALKMHVRTHTLPCVCTFCGKAFSRPWLLQGHIRTHTGEKPYACSHCSRAFADRSNLRAHLQTHSDTKKYQCKSCAKAFSRMSLLVRHEESGCCPGP; encoded by the exons ATGCCACGCTCCTTCCTGGTGAAAACGCACCCCGGCCACAGGGTACCCAACTACGGGCggctggagacccagagag AAACCGATGGCACCTGTGCTGCCTGCAGGGGGCTGGTGgtacccctcctcctcccagacaAGGCGGCCCCTTCCACACCTGGTGACCCTGCCCCGCCCTGGGACTGCGCCTCCGTCATTGCTCGgatctccctgcccctcccaagGAATGTGGAAGCTCAGGGGGCCTCTGGGCCAGACCCCCTGGAAGTCAACCGGGCGGAGCCTCGGGCTGGCTGGGCCCCCAGCGTACCCCTCAAAGACAGCCTGAACCACCTCAACCTGCCCCCACTGCTGGTTCTGCCCGTGCGGTGGCCCCCGATCCTGAGCACGGATGGGGACCAGGCTCCAGACAGACTGCTGGGTGCTGAGCGGGTCCCCCACCCCCTAGGGGGCTTCCAGTGCTTCCGCTGCCTCAAGCCCTACCACACGCTGGCTGGGCTGGCCAGGCACCGGCAGCTGCACTGCCAGGAGCAGGCCCCACGCTGCTTCACCTGCAAGTACTGCGACAGGGAGTACGCCAGCCCAGGCGCCCTCAAGATGCACGTCCGCACGCACACGCTGCCCTGCGTCTGCACCTTCTGCGGCAAGGCCTTCTCCAGGCCCTGGCTGCTGCAGGGCCACATCCGGACCCACACAG GGGAGAAGCCGTACGCCTGCTCTCACTGCAGCAGGGCCTTCGCCGACCGCTCCAATCTCCGGGCCCACTTGCAGACACACTCTGACACCAAGAAATACCAGTGCAAGAGCTGCGCCAAGGCCTTCTCCCGCATGTCGCTCCTGGTGCGGCACGAGGAGTCTGGCTGCTGCCCTGGCCCCTGA
- the MVD gene encoding diphosphomevalonate decarboxylase codes for MASEKPIVAVTCTAPVNIAVIKYWGKRDEELILPINSSLSVTLHQDQLKTTTTAAISKDFAEDRIWLNGQEEDVGQPRLQACLREIRRLARKRRSSGDEDPLPLSVSYKVHVASVNNFPTAAGLASSAAGYACLAYALARVYGVESDLSEVARRGSGSACRSLHGGFVEWQMGERADGKDSVARQVAPELHWPELRVLILVVSAEKKLMGSTVGMQTSVETSPLLRFRAKAVVPARMAEMTRCIKERDFQGFGQLTMKDSNQFHATCLDTFPPISYLSDTSRRIIHLVHCFNAHHGQTKVAYTFDAGPNAVIFTLDNTVAEFVAAVRHSFPPKSNGDKFLKGLPVRPAPLSDELKAALGMDPTPGGVKYIIATQVGPGPQILDDPHAHLLGPDGLPKPAV; via the exons ATGGCGTCGGAGAAGCCGATTGTGGCCGTGACTTGCACCGCGCCGGTGAACATCGCTGTCATCAAGTACT GGGGAAAGCGAGATGAGGAGCTGATCCTGCCCATCAACTCCTCTCTGAGTGTCACTTTGCACCAGGACCAG TTAAAAACCACCACGACGGCTGCCATCAGCAAGGACTTCGCCGAGGACCGGATTTGGCTAAATGGCCAGGAGGAAGACGTGGGGCAGCCGCGCCTGCAGGCCTGCCTGAGGGAGA TCCGCCGCCTGGCCCGGAAGCGGAGGAGCAGTGGTGATGAGGACCCGCTGCCCCTCAGCGTCAGCTACAAGGTCCACGTCGCGTCGGTGAACAACTTCCCCACAGCCGCAGGCCTGGCCTCCTCGGCAGCGGGCTATGCCTGCCTAG CATATGCCCTGGCTCGAGTCTACGGGGTCGAGAGTGACCTCTCGGAGGTGGCTCGTCGAGGCTCGGGCAGTGCCTGCCGGAGCTTGCATGGCGGCTTTGTGGAGTGGCAGATGGGGGAGCGGGCTGACGGGAAGGACAGCGTCGCCCGACAGGTGGCCCCCGAGTTGCACTGGCCCGAACTCCGAGTCCTCATCCTTGTG GTGAGTGCCGAGAAGAAGCTGATGGGCAGCACGGTGGGCATGCAGACCAGTGTGGAGACCAGCCCCCTGCTCAGG TTCCGGGCCAAGGCCGTGGTGCCGGCACGCATGGCAGAGATGACCCGCTGCATCAAGGAGCGGGACTTCCAGGGCTTCGGCCAGCTGACCATGAAGGATAGCAACCAGTTCCACGCCACCTGCCTGGACACCTTCCCGCCCATCTCTTACCTCAGCGACACCTCCAGGCGCATCATCCACCTGGTGCATTGCTTCAATGCCCACCACGGGCAGACCAAG GTGGCGTACACATTCGATGCGGGCCCCAACGCCGTGATCTTCACCCTGGACAACACCGTGGCCGAGTTTGTGGCTGCAGTAAGGCACAGCTTCCCCCCCAAGTCCAACGGAGACAA GTTTCTGAAAGGGCTGCCCGTGAGGCCTGCCCCGCTCTCAGACGAGCTTAAAGCTGCACTGGGCATGGACCCCACCCCGGGAGGCGTCAAATACATCATAGCCACTCAG GTAGGGCCTGGGCCTCAAATCCTGGACGACCCTCACGCTCACCTCCTGGGTCCCGATGGCCTGCCGAAGCCAGCTGTTTGA
- the SNAI3 gene encoding zinc finger protein SNAI3 isoform X2 — translation MPRSFLVKTHPGHRVPNYGRLETQRETDGTCAACRGLVVPLLLPDKAAPSTPGDPAPPWDCASVIARISLPLPRNVEAQGASGPDPLEVNRAEPRAGWAPSVPLKDSLNHLNLPPLLVLPVRWPPILSTDGDQAPDRLLGAERVPHPLGGFQCFRCLKPYHTLAGLARHRQLHCQEQAPRCFTCKYCDREYASPGALKMHVRTHTLPCVCTFCGKAFSRPWLLQGHIRTHTVYLCPGSAGT, via the exons ATGCCACGCTCCTTCCTGGTGAAAACGCACCCCGGCCACAGGGTACCCAACTACGGGCggctggagacccagagag AAACCGATGGCACCTGTGCTGCCTGCAGGGGGCTGGTGgtacccctcctcctcccagacaAGGCGGCCCCTTCCACACCTGGTGACCCTGCCCCGCCCTGGGACTGCGCCTCCGTCATTGCTCGgatctccctgcccctcccaagGAATGTGGAAGCTCAGGGGGCCTCTGGGCCAGACCCCCTGGAAGTCAACCGGGCGGAGCCTCGGGCTGGCTGGGCCCCCAGCGTACCCCTCAAAGACAGCCTGAACCACCTCAACCTGCCCCCACTGCTGGTTCTGCCCGTGCGGTGGCCCCCGATCCTGAGCACGGATGGGGACCAGGCTCCAGACAGACTGCTGGGTGCTGAGCGGGTCCCCCACCCCCTAGGGGGCTTCCAGTGCTTCCGCTGCCTCAAGCCCTACCACACGCTGGCTGGGCTGGCCAGGCACCGGCAGCTGCACTGCCAGGAGCAGGCCCCACGCTGCTTCACCTGCAAGTACTGCGACAGGGAGTACGCCAGCCCAGGCGCCCTCAAGATGCACGTCCGCACGCACACGCTGCCCTGCGTCTGCACCTTCTGCGGCAAGGCCTTCTCCAGGCCCTGGCTGCTGCAGGGCCACATCCGGACCCACACAG TGTATCTGTGTCCTGGGTCGGCCGGCACATAG